A stretch of the Lactuca sativa cultivar Salinas chromosome 9, Lsat_Salinas_v11, whole genome shotgun sequence genome encodes the following:
- the LOC111882201 gene encoding probable ubiquitin-conjugating enzyme E2 25 isoform X1: MESPAAGKCIPHKSKKRVFPESSSGTESKGDASSSPVNRTLNGKNKMHKQNEDTMVSILSGTSNAISKKVKSHNKEIIISPTLNGIIELDSEDSDSYNGKDYIHLSSDDHDSEYEYPTFQSHFDNIDFPTGMESSNPWFLDSVNMTSSTGFTHSTHPEHPMLSPSMVVLPSRLDTKGVKTSFDPAKVTKRTSGSSSSTCPTLRLQKGAMKVKSVKKRVKTQPHKMSINPTQITPMEDVLFEQNSRKIQQSSNVEEKYPNFKKFDIVEDYSDHHYKGANSETIQPPRNWSKKIEKEWRILEKNLPDTIFVRVYESRMDLLRAVIIGAEGTPYHNGLFFFDVFFPSNYPYVPPVCHITSHHVSSFFIFNLISYYYYYQKVYYHSGGLRINPNLYEEGKVCLSLLNTWIGERNENWTPGVSTMLQVLVSIQGLILNSKPYFNEPGFADSSGSDYGENQSMLYNERTLIYSLKTMVYTMKNPPKHFEDLVIGHFRNCGVAILTTCRGYVNGVGVGCGEKKGSRGFGKNVEKYMGTLVGGFKEIGVENLDEFVPQTRNLAQKIRDFFGI, from the exons ATGGAGTCGCCTGCGGCAGGAAAATGCATCCCTCACAAGTCAAA GAAACGAGTATTCCCAGAGAGTTCTTCGGGCACGGAATCCAAAGGAGACGCATCTTCTTCACCTGTTAATCGGACTCTAAACGGCAAGAACAAGATGCATAAACAAAACGAG GATACTATGGTATCAATCTTATCGGGGACTAGTAATGCCATTTCAAAGAAGGTAAAGTCACATAACAAGGAGATCATCATCTCACCAACTCTTAATGGCATAATTGAGCTAGATTCAGAGGACTCCGATTCCTATAATGGCAAAGATTACATACATTTGTCTTCTGATGACCATGATTCCGAATATGAGTACCCAACTTTCCAATCTCATTTTGATAACATAGATTTTCCCACCGGAATGGAATCCTCCAATCCATGGTTTCTGGATTCTGTCAACATGACTTCCTCAACTGGATTTACACACTCCACACACCCTGAACATCCAATGCTTTCCCCATCAATGGTAGTTCTACCTTCCAGGTTGGATACGAAAGGGGTAAAAACGTCTTTTGACCCTGCTAAAGTCACAAAAAGAACATCTGGTTCAAGTAGTTCCACTTGTCCTACTCTACGCTTACAAAAGGGTGCAATGAAGGTTAAATCTGTCAAAAAACGGGTCAAAACTCAGCCCCACAAAATGTCAATTAATCCAACACAAATTACTCCTATGGAAGATGTGTTGTTTGAACAGAATTCCAGAAAGATTCAACAGAGCTCAAATGTAGAGGAAAAGTATCCGAATTTTAAGAAGTTTGATATTGTTGAAGACTATTCTGATCATCACTATAAAGGGGCAAATTCAGAAACAATTCAACCCCCAAGAAACTGGTCTAAAAAGATAGAAAAAGAATGGAGGATTCTCGAGAAGAATTTGCCTG ATACAATATTTGTTAGGGTTTATGAATCAAGAATGGATCTTTTAAGAGCAGTGATTATAGGAGCAGAAGGAACACCATATCATAATGGTCTTTTTTTCTTTGACGTGTTCTTCCCCAGTAACTATCCATATGTTCCTCCTGTAtgtcacatcacatcacatcacgtctcttctttttttatttttaatttaatttcatattattattattatcagaaAGTTTATTATCATTCTGGTGGGTTGAGAATTAATCCGAATCTCTATGAAGAAGGGAAAGTATGTTTGAGTCTTTTGAACACGTGGATTGGTGAGAGGAATGAGAACTGGACACCTGGCGTTTCCACTATGCTACAAGTTTTAGTGTCTATACAGGGTTTGATTCTGAATTCAAAACCCTATTTTAATGAACCTGGATTTGCAGATTCAAGTGGCTCTGATTATGGAGAAAATCAATCGATGTTATACAATGAAAGGACTTTGATTTATTCTCTTAAAACTATGGTTTACACCATGAAAAATCCACCCAAG CATTTTGAGGATTTGGTGATTGGGCATTTTCGTAATTGTGGGGTTGCCATTTTGACAACATGTAGAGGTTATGTTAATGGTGTAGGAGTTGGATGTGGTGAAAAAAAGGGTTCTCGTGGATTTGGGAAAAATGTTGAGAAGTATATGGGGACACTTGTTGGGGGATTTAAAGAAATAGGAGTCGAGAATTTGGACGAATTTGTCCCTCAAACTCGAAATCTAGCACAAAAGATAAGGGACTTTTTTGGTATTTAA
- the LOC111882201 gene encoding putative ubiquitin-conjugating enzyme E2 38 isoform X2, whose protein sequence is MESPAAGKCIPHKSKKRVFPESSSGTESKGDASSSPVNRTLNGKNKMHKQNEDTMVSILSGTSNAISKKVKSHNKEIIISPTLNGIIELDSEDSDSYNGKDYIHLSSDDHDSEYEYPTFQSHFDNIDFPTGMESSNPWFLDSVNMTSSTGFTHSTHPEHPMLSPSMVVLPSRLDTKGVKTSFDPAKVTKRTSGSSSSTCPTLRLQKGAMKVKSVKKRVKTQPHKMSINPTQITPMEDVLFEQNSRKIQQSSNVEEKYPNFKKFDIVEDYSDHHYKGANSETIQPPRNWSKKIEKEWRILEKNLPDTIFVRVYESRMDLLRAVIIGAEGTPYHNGLFFFDVFFPSNYPYVPPKVYYHSGGLRINPNLYEEGKVCLSLLNTWIGERNENWTPGVSTMLQVLVSIQGLILNSKPYFNEPGFADSSGSDYGENQSMLYNERTLIYSLKTMVYTMKNPPKHFEDLVIGHFRNCGVAILTTCRGYVNGVGVGCGEKKGSRGFGKNVEKYMGTLVGGFKEIGVENLDEFVPQTRNLAQKIRDFFGI, encoded by the exons ATGGAGTCGCCTGCGGCAGGAAAATGCATCCCTCACAAGTCAAA GAAACGAGTATTCCCAGAGAGTTCTTCGGGCACGGAATCCAAAGGAGACGCATCTTCTTCACCTGTTAATCGGACTCTAAACGGCAAGAACAAGATGCATAAACAAAACGAG GATACTATGGTATCAATCTTATCGGGGACTAGTAATGCCATTTCAAAGAAGGTAAAGTCACATAACAAGGAGATCATCATCTCACCAACTCTTAATGGCATAATTGAGCTAGATTCAGAGGACTCCGATTCCTATAATGGCAAAGATTACATACATTTGTCTTCTGATGACCATGATTCCGAATATGAGTACCCAACTTTCCAATCTCATTTTGATAACATAGATTTTCCCACCGGAATGGAATCCTCCAATCCATGGTTTCTGGATTCTGTCAACATGACTTCCTCAACTGGATTTACACACTCCACACACCCTGAACATCCAATGCTTTCCCCATCAATGGTAGTTCTACCTTCCAGGTTGGATACGAAAGGGGTAAAAACGTCTTTTGACCCTGCTAAAGTCACAAAAAGAACATCTGGTTCAAGTAGTTCCACTTGTCCTACTCTACGCTTACAAAAGGGTGCAATGAAGGTTAAATCTGTCAAAAAACGGGTCAAAACTCAGCCCCACAAAATGTCAATTAATCCAACACAAATTACTCCTATGGAAGATGTGTTGTTTGAACAGAATTCCAGAAAGATTCAACAGAGCTCAAATGTAGAGGAAAAGTATCCGAATTTTAAGAAGTTTGATATTGTTGAAGACTATTCTGATCATCACTATAAAGGGGCAAATTCAGAAACAATTCAACCCCCAAGAAACTGGTCTAAAAAGATAGAAAAAGAATGGAGGATTCTCGAGAAGAATTTGCCTG ATACAATATTTGTTAGGGTTTATGAATCAAGAATGGATCTTTTAAGAGCAGTGATTATAGGAGCAGAAGGAACACCATATCATAATGGTCTTTTTTTCTTTGACGTGTTCTTCCCCAGTAACTATCCATATGTTCCTCCT aaAGTTTATTATCATTCTGGTGGGTTGAGAATTAATCCGAATCTCTATGAAGAAGGGAAAGTATGTTTGAGTCTTTTGAACACGTGGATTGGTGAGAGGAATGAGAACTGGACACCTGGCGTTTCCACTATGCTACAAGTTTTAGTGTCTATACAGGGTTTGATTCTGAATTCAAAACCCTATTTTAATGAACCTGGATTTGCAGATTCAAGTGGCTCTGATTATGGAGAAAATCAATCGATGTTATACAATGAAAGGACTTTGATTTATTCTCTTAAAACTATGGTTTACACCATGAAAAATCCACCCAAG CATTTTGAGGATTTGGTGATTGGGCATTTTCGTAATTGTGGGGTTGCCATTTTGACAACATGTAGAGGTTATGTTAATGGTGTAGGAGTTGGATGTGGTGAAAAAAAGGGTTCTCGTGGATTTGGGAAAAATGTTGAGAAGTATATGGGGACACTTGTTGGGGGATTTAAAGAAATAGGAGTCGAGAATTTGGACGAATTTGTCCCTCAAACTCGAAATCTAGCACAAAAGATAAGGGACTTTTTTGGTATTTAA
- the LOC111882206 gene encoding cytochrome c oxidase copper chaperone 2 translates to MSGLQTQDFPSTLRLTKAPKDVMAEPESKPKKKICCACPDTKKLRDECVVEHGESACSKWIEAHRLCLRSEGFNV, encoded by the coding sequence ATGAGTGGATTACAGACACAAGACTTCCCTTCTACATTAAGATTAACAAAAGCACCAAAAGATGTAATGGCAGAACCTGAATCAAAGCCAAAGAAGAAAATCTGTTGTGCTTGCCCTGACACTAAGAAACTCAGGGATGAATGTGTTGTTGAGCATGGTGAATCAGCTTGCTCAAAATGGATTGAAGCTCATCGATTGTGCCTTCGTTCTGAAGGCTTCAATGTATGA